In Streptomyces liangshanensis, the DNA window GATTCCGGGAACGCAATGGTGCGAAACATCGTCACCTTTACTGAGGTGGGCCACCGCGCCGTCAGCGTGCGGGCGGCACTACGATGAGCCTCCAAGCCACAGCACCCACCTCGCCATCCTGAAAAGCCATCAAACGCTTCGATTGGGAAGGCCAGACGCATCCTCATGGGGAACAACATGTCGTTCATCGGCCGTGACATGGCTGTCGACCTCGGGACCGCCAACACGCTGGTGTACGTCAGAGGCCGGGGGATCGTCCTCAACGAGCCGTCCGTCGTCGCCATCAACACCAACACGGGCGGCATTCTCGCGGTCGGCGCCGAAGCGAAGAAGATGATCGGCCGGACGCCGGGCAACATCGTTGCCGTCCGGCCACTGAAGGACGGTGTCATCGCCGACTTCGAGATCACCGAGCGCATGCTGCGGTACTTCATCCTGAAGATCCACAAGCGCCGCTATCTGGCCCGCCCGCGCGTGGTCGTCTGTGTGCCCTCGGGCATCACGGGCGTCGAGCGCCGTGCGGTCATCGAGGCATCCACCCAGGCGGGCGCACGCCAGGTGCACATCATCGAAGAGCCGATGGCCGCGGCCATCGGCTCCGGACTCCCTGTCCATGAAGCCACGGGCAACATGGTCGTCGACATCGGCGGTGGCACCACAGAGGTCGCCGTCATCTCGCTCGGCGGGATCGTCACAGCGCAGTCCATCCGGGTCGCCGGGGACGAGCTGGACAACGCGATCATCCAGCACATCAAGAAGGAGTACTCCCTCCTCCTCGGTGAGCGGACCGCCGAGAGCATCAAGATCACCATCGGTTCCGCGTACGACCTCGACAAGGACGAGCACACCGAGATCCGCGGCCGGGACCTCGTCTCCGGGCTTCCGAAGACCGTGGTCATCTCCGCGGCCGAGGTGCGCAAGGCCATCGAGGAACCGGTCAACGCGATCGTCGACGCCGTGAAGACGACGCTCGACAAGTGCCCGCCCGAGCTGTCGGGCGATGTGATGGACCGTGGGATCGTGCTCACCGGCGGCGGCGCCCTGCTGCGCGGCCTCGACGAGCGGCTCCGCCGGGAGACCGGCATGCCGATCCACATCGCGGAGAACCCGCTGGACTCCGTCGCGCTCGGATCCGGCAAGTGCGTCGAGGAGTTCGAGGCGCTCCAGCAGGTCCTGGACGCCCAGCCGCGCCGCTGAACACACCGCGCCGGACCACACGCGTCCCCCCGGACCCCTCGCGGGTCCGGGGGTTCACGTGGCGGGGGGCCCGCTTCCCCCCGCACGGCGGATCGTTGACCTACAGGCACCACGACCACAGGCACGACGACTACAGGCACAACCATTCCTACGAGGAAGGCACGGCCGCCGCACGTGAGGGACACAAAGGAGAGCCGGCTGCTCCTGGTGCTGCTGATCGCCATCGCGTTCGCACTGATCACGGTGGACATCCGCGGGGGTGAGGATTCCCCGGTCGACGGCGCGCGGCAGGCAGCCGCCTCCGTCTTCGGTCCCGTCGAGAACGGCGTCGCCTCCGCGGTCGACCCGGTCGGCAACGCCATCGGAGCCGTACGGGACTCCGGCGAGCGCCACGACCGCATCGCCGCGCTCCAGCAGGAGAACACCGCACTGAAGCAGAAGCTCGGCAGCGACGACCGCAACCGCAGCCGCGTGCGCGAGCTGGACAGCATGCTCAAGAAGGCCGGCACCGGGCAGTACGGCATCAAGGGCGCCGAGGTCATCGCCATAGGAGCGGCCCAGGGCTTCTCCTGGACCGTCACCATCGACGCCGGGGCCGACGACGGCATCCGGCGCGACATGACCGTACTCAACGGCGACGGACTGGTCGGCCGCGTCACCACCGTCGGCCCCGGCACCGCGACCGTACTGCTCGCCAACGACCCGGACTTCACCGTCGGCACCCGGATGGAGAAGACCGACGAGCTGGGCTTCGCCACCGGGCAGGGCGACCGCCCGCTCGCCGTCCAGCTGCTCAACGGCAAGGCCAAGGTCAGGACGGGCGACCGGCTGGTGACCTTCGGCTCCAGCAAGGACAAGCCCTTCGTGCCCGGCGTCCCGGTCGGCACGGTCGTGCGCGTGGACCCGTCCGGCGGGGACCTCACCCGGACCGTGTACGTACGCCCGTTCGTCGGCTTCACCAAGCTCGACATCGTCGGTGTTGTCGTCCAGGCGCCCAGGGAGGACCCGCGGGACACCGTCCTGCCGGCCAAGCCGAAGCCCACCCCCACACCCACCGTCACCGTCACGGTCACCCCGTCGCCGACCGCCGGCGCCGACGTGGGTCAGATTGTTGACGAGCAGAGGTAGAGCTGATCCCCATGCGCTTCAACCGGATGCTGCTCTCGGCCACGCTGGTCGTGGTAGCCCTGGTCATCCAGGTGACCGTCCTCGCCCGGCTCCAGCTTCCCGGCGCCGTCCCCGACCTGATGCTCCTCGTCGTGCTCGCCCTGGCGTTCGTGTACGGGCATGTCGGCGGCGCCCTCATCGGCTTCTTCGCGGGCCTGCTCGCGGACCTCGCCCCGCCCGCCGACCACGCCGCGGGACGCTACGCCCTGGTGCTCTGCGTCATCGGCTACCTGGCGGGCCTCGCCCGTCCCGAGAACGGCCAGATCAGGTCGGCGCTCGGCCCGATGGCCGTGGTCGTCGGCGCGGCCGTCGGCTCGACGCTGCTGTACGCGGGCGTCGGCGCCCTCGTCGGTGACACCGCGGCCCGCCATGTGGGCCTCGTCAGCCTGCTGTTCACCGCGGCCGTCTACGACCTGCTGCTCGCGCCGTTCACCGTCCCGTTCATCATGTGGCTGGCCAGACGCGCCGACAACGACCCCCTCTCCGAACCGCAGGGCAGCGGCGGTGGCGGCGACGTCGCGGCCGGCTGGCTCGCCACCGGCACGGGTCTGCGGATCGGCAGCCAGCGCGGCGGGCTGCGGGTCAAGGCCGCCCGCAACCGCGCCGCCCGGGCGGGCCGTATCAAGGGGGTGAAACGCCTGTGAGCAACATCCCGGAGACGGGCAGGACCCCCCGCGTCAAGATCCGGCTGATCGTGATCCAGGTGCTCGTCTTCTCCCTGCTGCTCACGCTCGGTGGCCGTCTCTGGTACCTCCAGGTGCGCAACGGCCGCGAGTACACGGACGAGGCGAAGAACAACCACGTCCAGCAGGTCGTCCAGCCGGCCGTCCGGGGCTCGATCCTGGACACGCGCGGGGTGCCGCTCGCGGACAACGAGACCCGGTTGGTCGTCTCGGCCAGCCGTACCGAACTGATGAAGATGCCCGACGACGGCAAGGCCGTCCTGGCCCGGCTCGCGGACGTCCTCGGGGTCAAACCCAAGGAAGTGACCGACAAGGTCCGGCTGTGCGACGCGAAGACGCCGCAGCCCTGTTGGAACGGCTCGCCGTACCAGCCCATCCCGGTGACCGACGAGGCCACCACGCAGCAGGCCCTCCAGATCCGTGAGCGCACCGAGGACTTCCCCGGCATCACCGCCGAGCCCACGGCCGTCCGCCGCTACGCCGCGCCGGGTCTCGCCAACACCTCGCAGGTGCTCGGCTACCTCTCGCCGGTCACCGACGAGGAGATCACCGAGGCGCAGGACACCAGCTCGCCGTACCTGCGCTCGGACCAGGTGGGCCGCTCGGGCCTGGAGCGCACGTACGACCGGGAGTTGCGCGGCAAGGCGGGCGTGACCCGCTACGAGGTCGACAACCTGGGCCGGGTCATCGGGCAGGCCCGGAGCGACGAGGCGCGGCCCGGCGCGAACGTGGTCACGTCGATCGACGCGCGGGTGCAGGCCGTCGCCGAGTACGAACTCCACAACGCGATGAAGATCGCCCGCAAGGAGATCGACCGCAACACGAGCGTGCACTACAAGGCGGACTCCGGCGCCGTCGTGGTGATGGAGGCGAAGACCGGCCGGGTGGTGGCGATGGCCTCGCAGCCGACGTACGACCCGAACGCGTGGGTCGGCGGCATCTCCGCGAAGGACTACG includes these proteins:
- a CDS encoding rod shape-determining protein, with the protein product MSFIGRDMAVDLGTANTLVYVRGRGIVLNEPSVVAINTNTGGILAVGAEAKKMIGRTPGNIVAVRPLKDGVIADFEITERMLRYFILKIHKRRYLARPRVVVCVPSGITGVERRAVIEASTQAGARQVHIIEEPMAAAIGSGLPVHEATGNMVVDIGGGTTEVAVISLGGIVTAQSIRVAGDELDNAIIQHIKKEYSLLLGERTAESIKITIGSAYDLDKDEHTEIRGRDLVSGLPKTVVISAAEVRKAIEEPVNAIVDAVKTTLDKCPPELSGDVMDRGIVLTGGGALLRGLDERLRRETGMPIHIAENPLDSVALGSGKCVEEFEALQQVLDAQPRR
- the mreC gene encoding rod shape-determining protein MreC encodes the protein MRDTKESRLLLVLLIAIAFALITVDIRGGEDSPVDGARQAAASVFGPVENGVASAVDPVGNAIGAVRDSGERHDRIAALQQENTALKQKLGSDDRNRSRVRELDSMLKKAGTGQYGIKGAEVIAIGAAQGFSWTVTIDAGADDGIRRDMTVLNGDGLVGRVTTVGPGTATVLLANDPDFTVGTRMEKTDELGFATGQGDRPLAVQLLNGKAKVRTGDRLVTFGSSKDKPFVPGVPVGTVVRVDPSGGDLTRTVYVRPFVGFTKLDIVGVVVQAPREDPRDTVLPAKPKPTPTPTVTVTVTPSPTAGADVGQIVDEQR
- the mreD gene encoding rod shape-determining protein MreD translates to MRFNRMLLSATLVVVALVIQVTVLARLQLPGAVPDLMLLVVLALAFVYGHVGGALIGFFAGLLADLAPPADHAAGRYALVLCVIGYLAGLARPENGQIRSALGPMAVVVGAAVGSTLLYAGVGALVGDTAARHVGLVSLLFTAAVYDLLLAPFTVPFIMWLARRADNDPLSEPQGSGGGGDVAAGWLATGTGLRIGSQRGGLRVKAARNRAARAGRIKGVKRL